A genomic window from Candidatus Binatia bacterium includes:
- a CDS encoding Rieske (2Fe-2S) protein, which translates to MDRRNFLNWFLGTAAGAFLVSVLYPVSRYLIPPKVEESTARNVALSIKPAEVKPNSGQVFRFGSQPAILVRSPAGELKAFSAVCTHLSCIVQYRPDVSHIWCACHNGHYDLNGKNIAGPPPKPLDEYVVNVKGDQIVVSKKA; encoded by the coding sequence ATGGACCGCAGAAATTTTCTCAACTGGTTTCTCGGCACGGCGGCGGGGGCTTTTCTCGTCTCGGTTCTCTACCCGGTGAGCCGCTACTTGATCCCGCCCAAGGTCGAAGAATCGACCGCGCGCAACGTCGCGCTTTCCATCAAGCCCGCCGAAGTCAAGCCGAACAGCGGACAGGTGTTCCGATTCGGCAGCCAGCCGGCGATCTTGGTGCGCAGTCCGGCCGGCGAGCTGAAAGCATTCTCCGCCGTTTGCACCCATCTTTCCTGCATCGTCCAGTACCGCCCGGACGTGAGCCATATCTGGTGCGCGTGCCACAACGGCCATTACGATTTGAACGGAAAAAATATCGCCGGGCCTCCGCCCAAGCCGCTGGACGAATACGTCGTCAACGTCAAGGGCGACCAGATCGTCGTTAGCAAGAAGGCGTGA
- a CDS encoding cytochrome bc complex cytochrome b subunit, protein MEPQDIKHGKLWHWLDERVGLKELDKLAKKKQVPIHRHSVWYYFGGMTLFLFTIQVATGILLLLYYRPSAGEAYESVQFLMTEVQFGWLVRSIHSWSANLMVFTAFVHMFSALMLKAYRVPRELTWLSGAGLMALTLAFGFTGYLLPWNKLAFFATSVGTEVPGVLPVVGPFLRRLMRGGDDVTGATLTRFYGIHVAVLPALVTALIGLHLFLVQKHGMSVPPEVERQGGAKRTMPFFPNFLLRDVVGWLSALGVLAALAAYYPAELGEKADPFQPAPAGIKPEWYFMFMFQTLKLLPGHILGIEGELVGILAFGLGGAFIALVPFLDRRTARGERSHIFTWVGIAIIAYMIALTYMGYTVSLR, encoded by the coding sequence ATGGAGCCGCAAGACATAAAGCACGGTAAGCTCTGGCACTGGCTCGACGAGCGGGTCGGACTCAAAGAGCTGGACAAGCTGGCCAAGAAAAAGCAGGTGCCGATCCACCGCCACTCGGTGTGGTACTACTTCGGCGGGATGACGCTTTTTCTCTTCACGATTCAAGTGGCGACGGGAATTTTGCTGCTTCTTTACTACCGCCCCAGCGCCGGCGAGGCCTACGAGTCGGTGCAGTTCCTCATGACCGAAGTGCAATTCGGCTGGCTTGTCCGCTCGATTCATTCGTGGTCGGCCAACCTGATGGTCTTTACGGCGTTCGTTCATATGTTCAGCGCCTTGATGCTCAAGGCTTATCGCGTGCCGCGCGAGCTGACGTGGCTCTCCGGCGCGGGACTGATGGCGCTGACGTTGGCTTTCGGCTTTACCGGCTACCTTCTGCCGTGGAATAAGCTCGCCTTCTTCGCCACGAGCGTCGGAACGGAAGTCCCCGGCGTCTTGCCGGTCGTCGGTCCGTTTCTTCGCCGCCTGATGCGCGGCGGCGACGACGTCACGGGCGCCACGCTGACGCGCTTCTACGGCATCCACGTCGCGGTCTTGCCGGCGCTTGTGACGGCGCTGATCGGGCTGCATCTCTTTTTAGTGCAGAAGCACGGCATGAGCGTTCCTCCGGAAGTGGAGCGGCAGGGCGGCGCTAAACGCACGATGCCGTTTTTCCCAAATTTTCTTTTGCGCGACGTGGTCGGGTGGCTCTCCGCGCTCGGTGTCCTGGCGGCGCTGGCGGCTTATTATCCCGCCGAGCTGGGTGAGAAAGCCGATCCGTTTCAACCCGCGCCGGCCGGCATCAAGCCCGAATGGTACTTCATGTTCATGTTCCAGACGTTGAAGCTCCTGCCGGGTCATATTCTCGGCATCGAAGGCGAGCTGGTGGGAATTTTGGCCTTCGGCCTGGGCGGCGCGTTCATCGCGTTGGTTCCTTTCCTCGACCGGCGCACGGCGCGCGGCGAGCGGAGCCATATTTTTACCTGGGTCGGCATCGCCATTATTGCCTATATGATTGCTCTGACCTACATGGGTTACACCGTAAGCCTGAGGTGA
- a CDS encoding OmcA/MtrC family decaheme c-type cytochrome, producing MRTLFKALGPSVFLSLALVVFAVPIHAQPATSEGLKAEITGVTILENRRSVVIFKISDAQGRPLDRSDLGEIRFTIAKVQAGAQGQPAYSNYVLFKVPGREYVYKGERKNPALADTLQPDYDRDGTFARLKPGVFTYTFKTALPENYDRKATLVVGGELTRESRKHVVNPLYAFVPEKGRVKPPESTVATAACNNCHDPLKPHGGLRRETGYCVLCHTSQLADPESAENLDFKVLVHKIHRGKNLPSVKGGKPFVVVGNRQNVFDFSTVGLPQDIRNCQTCHAGPAAASWMNRPAIAPCLSCHDNLDAETGKNHAGGPLVEGTCGGCHQPKGEEFDLSVAGAHADPLKSNRLAGVVFDILKIEGGKPGDRPAVTFTVKDKKGQPVDISKMENMRLVVAWPTGDYRVAVEEDVRKAPAEGNGVYTYAFRYAIPAEAKGSGGIAIQGYKEYDLKRGNGKIIKGVRDVGLNVVKYFPITDAAAVPRRTVVKTANCNACHETLMAHGETRRVTEYCVFCHNATQTDEAKRKTAKGPMPPVNIHFKLLIHKLHTGEELGEPYVIYGGPPASPGPIDLGEVRFPGDRRNCAKCHEKGTYELPLSPGVLATAVPQADGSLKNLPPITAVCGSCHTKDPAKAHIETQLASGGRESCAVCHAAGREFSVSKSHRR from the coding sequence GTGCGCACGTTGTTTAAAGCGCTGGGTCCTTCCGTTTTTCTCTCTCTTGCCTTAGTTGTTTTTGCAGTTCCCATTCATGCCCAACCTGCGACAAGCGAGGGGCTCAAAGCCGAAATCACCGGCGTCACTATTCTTGAGAACCGGCGCTCAGTCGTTATTTTTAAAATCAGCGACGCCCAAGGCCGTCCGCTCGATCGCAGCGACTTGGGCGAAATAAGATTTACCATCGCCAAAGTTCAGGCCGGTGCACAGGGGCAACCGGCCTATTCGAACTATGTTCTCTTCAAAGTACCGGGCAGGGAGTACGTCTACAAAGGCGAGAGAAAAAATCCGGCGCTCGCCGACACTCTTCAGCCGGACTACGACCGCGACGGAACTTTCGCGCGCTTAAAGCCCGGCGTTTTTACCTATACGTTCAAAACCGCCCTGCCGGAAAACTACGATCGCAAGGCGACTCTTGTAGTCGGCGGCGAGCTTACGCGCGAGAGTCGGAAGCACGTGGTCAACCCGCTCTACGCGTTCGTTCCCGAGAAAGGCAGGGTCAAACCGCCTGAATCCACGGTCGCCACCGCGGCCTGCAACAACTGCCACGATCCCTTGAAGCCGCACGGTGGACTCAGGCGCGAGACCGGCTACTGCGTCCTCTGCCACACTTCGCAGCTCGCCGATCCCGAGAGCGCCGAGAATCTCGATTTCAAAGTCCTCGTCCACAAGATCCACCGGGGCAAGAACCTGCCGAGCGTGAAAGGCGGCAAGCCGTTCGTCGTCGTCGGCAACCGGCAAAACGTTTTCGATTTTTCCACCGTCGGTCTGCCGCAGGATATTCGCAACTGCCAGACCTGCCACGCGGGGCCGGCGGCGGCCAGCTGGATGAACCGGCCGGCGATCGCGCCCTGCCTCTCCTGCCACGACAACCTGGACGCCGAGACGGGGAAAAATCACGCCGGCGGGCCGCTGGTCGAAGGGACCTGCGGCGGCTGTCACCAGCCCAAGGGAGAGGAGTTCGATCTCTCGGTCGCAGGAGCGCACGCCGATCCGCTCAAATCGAACCGGCTCGCCGGAGTCGTTTTCGACATTTTAAAAATCGAAGGCGGTAAGCCGGGCGACCGGCCGGCCGTGACCTTCACCGTGAAAGACAAGAAAGGCCAGCCCGTCGATATCTCCAAGATGGAAAATATGCGCCTGGTCGTGGCCTGGCCGACCGGCGACTATCGCGTCGCCGTCGAGGAAGACGTGCGCAAGGCGCCGGCTGAGGGAAACGGCGTCTATACGTACGCATTCAGATACGCCATTCCCGCCGAGGCGAAGGGCAGCGGCGGGATCGCCATTCAGGGTTACAAAGAATATGACCTGAAAAGAGGCAACGGCAAGATCATCAAAGGAGTGAGAGACGTAGGACTCAACGTCGTCAAATATTTTCCCATCACCGACGCCGCGGCGGTACCGCGGAGAACCGTTGTGAAGACGGCGAACTGCAATGCCTGTCACGAGACTCTCATGGCGCACGGCGAGACCCGGCGCGTGACCGAGTACTGCGTTTTCTGCCACAACGCCACGCAGACCGACGAGGCCAAACGAAAGACGGCCAAGGGGCCGATGCCGCCGGTGAATATTCATTTCAAGCTCCTCATCCACAAGCTCCACACCGGCGAGGAACTGGGCGAGCCTTACGTGATCTACGGCGGCCCGCCGGCGAGTCCCGGGCCGATCGACCTCGGCGAGGTGAGATTCCCCGGCGACCGCAGGAATTGCGCCAAGTGCCACGAGAAGGGAACTTATGAGTTGCCTCTGTCTCCGGGAGTTTTGGCGACGGCGGTGCCGCAGGCCGACGGCAGCCTGAAAAACCTACCGCCGATAACCGCGGTCTGCGGCTCGTGCCACACCAAAGATCCCGCGAAGGCTCACATCGAGACCCAGCTCGCTTCGGGCGGAAGGGAGAGCTGCGCGGTGTGCCACGCGGCGGGGCGGGAATTCTCGGTGAGCAAGAGCCACCGAAGGTAG
- a CDS encoding CBS domain-containing protein has translation MNIAEIMTPDPEIIRPDTVLKQAAETMKKFDVGLLPICDGQRLVGMLSDRDITIRATAAGLDPAKTRADQVMTEDVFYCFEDQEVEEAVRVMEEKQIRRLPIVNRDKKLVGVISLGDVAVRAGNPKLAGKAVKQVSKPAEPNR, from the coding sequence ATGAATATAGCAGAAATCATGACACCAGACCCCGAAATCATTCGCCCGGACACGGTACTGAAGCAAGCGGCCGAGACTATGAAGAAGTTCGATGTGGGCCTGCTTCCGATATGCGACGGTCAGCGCCTGGTTGGAATGTTGAGTGACCGCGATATCACTATTCGTGCCACAGCGGCTGGGTTGGACCCGGCAAAAACTCGGGCCGATCAAGTGATGACAGAGGACGTTTTTTACTGCTTCGAAGATCAAGAAGTCGAAGAAGCGGTTAGAGTCATGGAGGAAAAACAGATCCGTCGACTGCCCATCGTCAACCGGGATAAAAAATTGGTTGGAGTTATTTCTTTGGGCGACGTCGCTGTTCGCGCGGGTAATCCTAAGCTCGCGGGCAAGGCGGTCAAGCAGGTCTCTAAACCTGCAGAGCCCAATCGATAA